A region of Mauremys mutica isolate MM-2020 ecotype Southern chromosome 2, ASM2049712v1, whole genome shotgun sequence DNA encodes the following proteins:
- the XKR9 gene encoding XK-related protein 9 has protein sequence MTFTKWNFTMSVLGIVIYVADIAADIWVTSNYFCEGQYSLGILTLVFRLLSSIIVQIFSYEWFKDDCGSPDPGKLNWIFLLHFLHGGIFTRYWFALKDGYQAAFKQNSSGDKLTGGPASIIHKCAIDAGTDISMLRVFKTFLETTPQLILQIYILMEHDKAAFSQYASIITSFSSISWSTLDYQISLRKSVPDKNQFSGVPPKLIYLLYKLFTLTSWILSIALVTLLNIISSIFLLIFLWTLGFSWTLKQHTTFCKSKRMEFLYRTVVGIILIFTFFNVKGEKTKMYISSYYATHVLVTLGIMCVCLFWKTSVTEQLYFTFVSITIVLTLGLGIICLIVYYTVFHPTIYFRQESASDEVDGLTGERKKEEISRIRNFIME, from the exons ATGACATTTACTAAGTGGAATTTTACTATGTCAGTTCTTGGAATTGTAATTTATGTAGCTGATATTGCAGCAGATATCTGGGTCACTAGTAACTATTTCTGTGAGGGACAATATTCTTTGGGTATCTTGACACTGGTTTTTAGGTTGCTATCATCAATAATAGTACAGATATTTAGTTATGAATGGTTTAAAGACGACTGTGGAAGCCCTGATCCTGGGAAGCTGAACTGGATTTTTCTACTTCATTTCTTGCATGGTGGAATTTTTACAAG GTATTGGTTTGCATTGAAAGATGGCtaccaggctgcttttaaacaaAACAGCTCAGGAGATAAACTTACTGGAGGCCCTGCCAGTATCATTCATAAATGTGCCATTGATGCAGGGACTGATATTAGTATGCTCAGGGTATTTAAGACTTTCCTGGAGACCACACCCCAGCTCATTCTTCAGATTTACATCCTCATGGAGCATGACAAGGCTGCCTTCAGTCAGT ATGCTTCCATCATCACATCTTTCAGCAGCATTTCCTGGTCAACTCTTGACTATCAGATATCATTACGAAAATCTGTGCCTgataaaaatcagttttctggGGTGCCTCCTAAGTTAATCTACCTCTTGTATAAATTGTTCACACTGACTTCTTGGATACTGAGTATTGCACTGGTCACCCTATTAAATATTATAAGTAGTATATTTCTGCTAATATTTCTTTGGACCTTGGGCTTCAGCTGGACTTTGAAGCAACACACTACGTTTTGCAAATCTAAGAGGATGGAATTTTTATACAGGACTGTTGTTGGgatcattcttatttttacattttttaatgtcaagggggaaaaaacaaaaatgtatattTCTAGTTATTATGCCACTCATGTGCTTGTAACTTTAGgcataatgtgtgtgtgtttgttctggAAGACTTCAGTTACTGAGCAATTATATTTTACATTTGTGAGTATCACAATTGTTCTCACTCTGGGGTTAGGAATTATTTGTCTTATTGTTTATTATACGGTTTTCCACCCCACTATTTATTTCAGACAAGAGAGTGCTTCAGATGAAGTTGATGGACTaacaggagaaagaaaaaaagaagaaatcagTAGAATAAGAAATTTCATAATGGAATGA